The following coding sequences lie in one uncultured Fibrobacter sp. genomic window:
- a CDS encoding TIGR02172 family protein, which yields MNYRQIDLNDWELQGEGAFGESYFSKTDSSIMLKLIKSGRNKDDFITEYENSRKIASVGFKTPAAIEMVEEPQSGRLGIIYEKVQEKVSFTRMIHDNPSDLPRIAQIHAEEAKKFHGINCDPSQFLCYKDSIREAIPRLFTFRKYKVILKAALELVPDSHGCLQYDFQPGNIVHSNKTGENYWIDMGDFGYGHYLFDIAILYMFTQILCKKKGLQQIFHMTEQQLRDYWVEFTAAYFGRAIQPDEMFGKKIRLYLALVVTIKYHMIPAPGPIKYIILNVMLKNALKGISLDNVADIMAAVV from the coding sequence ATGAATTACAGGCAGATTGATTTAAATGATTGGGAATTGCAAGGGGAAGGGGCCTTTGGCGAGAGCTATTTCTCGAAGACGGATTCGAGCATCATGCTCAAGCTCATAAAGTCAGGAAGAAACAAGGATGACTTTATCACGGAGTATGAAAACTCTCGAAAAATCGCATCTGTTGGCTTCAAGACTCCTGCGGCGATCGAAATGGTCGAAGAACCTCAATCGGGGCGCCTTGGCATTATCTATGAAAAGGTGCAGGAAAAGGTTTCGTTCACAAGGATGATTCACGACAATCCAAGCGACTTGCCGCGCATTGCCCAAATCCATGCCGAAGAAGCGAAAAAATTTCATGGCATAAACTGCGACCCCAGCCAGTTCTTGTGCTATAAAGATTCCATACGCGAGGCGATACCCAGGCTGTTCACGTTCAGAAAGTATAAGGTTATTCTGAAAGCCGCCCTAGAGCTGGTTCCCGATAGCCATGGTTGCCTGCAGTACGACTTCCAGCCGGGCAATATCGTACATTCCAACAAGACCGGTGAAAATTACTGGATTGATATGGGCGATTTCGGGTATGGGCATTACCTGTTTGATATAGCCATTCTGTATATGTTTACCCAAATTCTTTGTAAGAAAAAAGGCTTGCAGCAAATATTCCACATGACAGAACAACAGTTGCGCGACTACTGGGTAGAATTTACGGCAGCCTATTTTGGCAGGGCGATTCAGCCCGACGAAATGTTCGGAAAGAAGATCCGGCTTTACTTAGCCTTGGTGGTCACAATAAAGTACCATATGATCCCTGCGCCGGGACCTATAAAGTATATCATTTTGAACGTGA